One Campylobacteraceae bacterium DNA window includes the following coding sequences:
- the flhB gene encoding flagellar biosynthesis protein FlhB, translating to MAEEEDKTEEPTDKKVEDARKEGNVGKSAEVVGALTLTLGSVYLLFFSSATTNSIKHLMYFSFDLIGHEMDGNAYYTLFDTTLTTMLVALSPLFVLIVVLVLIGNWAQFGFLVNPLKLDVGKINPLKGIKTLFALKKVIEAAKLAAKLFVIIVVMCLLFLLTGEAFLAMMDKEFYASLEAMIILISYFLAAILLIIIIFAIMDFFFTKHYYVKSLKMSKQEIKDEYKNMEGDPLIKGRIRKLQMKMAQQRMMQSVPDADVIITNPTHYAVALKYDKTVNASPLIIAKGIDFLAIKIKDIANENNIPIIENPALARALYDQLEVDQSIPEEFFKAIAEIFTYIYELKK from the coding sequence ATGGCTGAAGAAGAAGATAAAACAGAAGAACCCACCGATAAAAAAGTTGAAGATGCTAGAAAAGAAGGTAATGTTGGTAAATCAGCAGAAGTTGTAGGGGCTTTAACCTTAACACTTGGTTCTGTATACTTATTGTTTTTTTCTTCTGCTACAACGAATAGTATTAAACACTTAATGTATTTTTCTTTTGATTTAATTGGTCATGAAATGGATGGCAATGCTTATTATACCTTGTTTGACACTACCTTAACGACTATGTTAGTAGCATTGTCTCCACTTTTTGTTTTGATTGTAGTATTAGTTCTTATAGGAAACTGGGCCCAGTTTGGCTTTTTAGTTAATCCCTTAAAATTGGATGTAGGTAAGATAAATCCTTTAAAAGGTATAAAAACTTTATTTGCACTTAAAAAAGTGATTGAAGCAGCAAAACTAGCAGCAAAACTATTTGTAATTATTGTTGTTATGTGTTTATTGTTTTTGTTAACGGGGGAAGCATTTTTAGCTATGATGGACAAAGAGTTTTATGCTTCATTAGAAGCTATGATTATTTTGATAAGCTATTTTTTGGCAGCCATTTTACTTATTATAATTATTTTTGCTATAATGGATTTTTTCTTCACAAAACATTATTATGTGAAATCATTAAAAATGAGTAAACAAGAAATTAAAGATGAGTATAAAAACATGGAGGGGGATCCTTTGATTAAGGGTCGTATCCGTAAGTTGCAAATGAAAATGGCGCAGCAAAGAATGATGCAAAGTGTACCAGATGCAGATGTAATTATTACGAATCCAACACATTATGCAGTTGCTTTAAAATATGATAAAACGGTTAATGCTTCACCTTTAATTATTGCAAAAGGAATTGATTTTTTAGCAATAAAAATAAAAGATATTGCCAATGAAAATAATATTCCAATTATTGAGAATCCTGCATTGGCACGTGCATTATATGATCAACTTGAAGTTGATCAAAGTATACCTGAAGAATTTTTCAAAGCTATTGCTGAAATATTCACCTATATATATGAATTAAAAAAATAA
- a CDS encoding flagellar biosynthetic protein FliR, whose translation METLIALLSEEFLYKFLLLFARILAFVVFMPIFGHKSIPMKVRLSLALFFSIFLYSFVSFDTQNIMKNDVFLLSLLSELSLGFFAAFLFNIIFSAVRIIGDFISYATALSMATMFDPASGSNDGVVSRFLYLVSLALFFETSMYEMTIVMMVKSFSMVTLGTFDVFSFNGIEFAMLEINRMFAFAFSFALPLFFISFIMDIYYGYGTKAMPAFSPFVITFQLKFALIFIFMLLGFDIFAQNFIDYFTSKFS comes from the coding sequence ATGGAAACACTGATCGCTTTATTAAGTGAGGAATTTTTATACAAATTTCTTTTACTTTTTGCTCGTATTTTAGCTTTTGTTGTTTTTATGCCAATTTTTGGGCATAAAAGTATTCCAATGAAAGTAAGACTGTCTTTGGCACTGTTTTTTAGTATTTTTTTATACTCATTTGTTAGTTTTGACACACAAAATATTATGAAAAATGATGTTTTTCTTTTGTCTTTATTAAGTGAATTGTCTTTAGGCTTTTTTGCTGCTTTTTTATTCAATATTATTTTTTCTGCTGTTAGAATTATTGGTGATTTTATTTCTTATGCAACTGCTTTGTCTATGGCTACAATGTTTGATCCTGCGTCAGGTTCAAATGATGGTGTAGTTTCAAGGTTTTTGTATTTGGTTTCTTTGGCTTTGTTTTTTGAGACCTCTATGTACGAAATGACTATAGTTATGATGGTAAAAAGTTTTTCTATGGTTACTTTAGGTACTTTTGATGTATTTTCTTTTAATGGAATTGAATTTGCTATGTTAGAAATTAATAGAATGTTTGCTTTTGCTTTTTCTTTTGCATTACCATTGTTTTTTATCTCCTTTATAATGGATATTTATTATGGTTATGGTACAAAAGCAATGCCTGCTTTTTCTCCTTTTGTTATTACTTTTCAATTGAAGTTTGCATTGATTTTTATTTTTATGCTTTTGGGTTTTGATATATTCGCACAGAATTTTATTGATTATTTTACCAGTAAATTTAGCTAG
- a CDS encoding flagellar hook-length control protein FliK, producing MDKKLDILLDNKATVLSLKTNNKTSSKEGMSLFDQLLNDAKKSISVQKELNNTSNHKSNKKIDKLENQTLANKSIGSSSLLDKLIFETKEKISSHEKIEIKEIKNNDNSNSSKLVKSLKNTSSELKNIDNNMNNSLNNKSNENIKTDNLNNKSNENIKTVNPNNKSNENIKTDNPNNKSNENIKADTINNKTAVLGEININKQNEKNESSENKIENSKNNKISDVVDVSKKNPNINENTQKSEKSLKEEIEIKSTKSSSPLRSNKNDVSLLNTVKDNIKSNTSSVKIEESTIKVDTKSDEIKKEVFSDIKKENKDEKIEISSKKVNDNLTVLEKNIPSLLQKNDKKTSTMSPVFSNDNTKDIKLQVFDTVSVSKNLNKNLDGLENTKDIKNDVKIIKDENLKQEEPKKELRNDKSQIVKDNIVINLKDKNNNSEKVLKSDTRDTILANNNNLKVNDSNSNKNAANEFSKLSTNGLSPEKIKLNKEDILNKNNTSSLKNDQKIENNLEKNSEKVSFISDKIDVKSSKESLLSNIFLSSQQRVASRQEMQTLSENKKSIIEDKSIVTLKTVAKDLELDLTEVKMDSKKSDKKVLSKELVLDKLAFSKNILKTNIENILGTVNANIIENELNDLPDFTLNVSGLNLNSLETKIISARQNVSSLMSDIAKKMYENYKPPVTAFRMLLNPSTLGSISVIMKHDKENGLSISLNMSSQNTLETMNENESTLRSALSKTFLDDSEFSLDFNMQGDARNQEKEEKQEHARNSTNEILESLSNNINAESLENNQNYM from the coding sequence ATGGATAAAAAACTAGATATACTTTTAGATAATAAAGCCACTGTTCTTTCTCTTAAAACGAATAATAAAACAAGTTCAAAAGAAGGCATGTCCTTATTTGATCAGCTTTTAAACGATGCAAAAAAAAGTATCTCTGTTCAAAAAGAATTAAATAACACCTCAAACCATAAGAGCAATAAAAAAATTGATAAATTAGAGAATCAAACCTTAGCTAATAAAAGTATAGGTTCTTCTTCATTATTAGATAAATTAATTTTTGAAACCAAAGAAAAAATTTCTTCACACGAAAAAATTGAAATAAAAGAAATAAAAAACAATGATAACTCAAACTCTTCTAAATTAGTAAAATCTCTTAAAAATACTAGTTCTGAGCTTAAAAACATTGATAATAATATGAACAATAGTCTAAATAATAAATCCAATGAAAATATCAAAACAGATAATCTAAATAATAAATCCAATGAAAATATTAAAACAGTTAACCCAAATAATAAATCCAATGAGAATATTAAAACAGATAATCCAAATAATAAATCAAATGAAAATATTAAAGCAGACACTATAAATAACAAAACTGCTGTGCTTGGTGAGATTAATATTAATAAACAAAACGAAAAAAATGAGTCTAGTGAAAATAAAATAGAAAATTCCAAAAATAATAAAATTAGCGATGTTGTGGATGTTAGCAAAAAGAATCCCAATATAAATGAAAATACGCAAAAAAGTGAAAAGAGTTTAAAGGAAGAAATTGAGATAAAAAGTACAAAATCTTCCTCTCCTCTACGTTCAAATAAAAATGATGTGAGTTTGTTAAATACTGTTAAAGATAATATAAAATCAAATACTTCTTCTGTTAAAATAGAAGAAAGTACGATCAAAGTAGATACAAAGAGTGATGAAATAAAAAAAGAAGTTTTTTCTGATATCAAAAAAGAAAATAAAGATGAAAAAATAGAAATAAGCAGCAAAAAAGTTAATGATAATCTCACTGTTCTTGAAAAGAATATTCCTTCTCTACTTCAAAAGAATGATAAAAAAACAAGTACAATGTCTCCTGTATTTTCAAATGATAATACAAAAGATATAAAACTACAAGTATTCGACACTGTTAGTGTTTCAAAAAATTTAAATAAAAATTTAGATGGACTTGAAAATACCAAAGATATAAAAAATGATGTCAAAATAATAAAAGATGAAAATCTAAAACAAGAAGAGCCAAAAAAAGAACTTAGAAATGACAAATCACAAATTGTTAAAGATAATATTGTTATAAATCTCAAGGATAAAAATAATAATTCTGAGAAAGTACTTAAAAGTGATACTAGAGATACTATCTTAGCAAACAATAATAATCTTAAAGTAAATGATTCAAATTCTAATAAAAATGCAGCAAATGAATTTTCAAAACTTTCTACAAATGGATTATCACCTGAAAAAATAAAGCTTAATAAAGAAGATATTCTAAACAAGAATAATACATCTTCTTTAAAAAATGACCAAAAAATAGAAAATAACTTAGAAAAAAACAGTGAAAAAGTTTCTTTTATTAGTGATAAAATTGATGTAAAATCCTCAAAAGAAAGTTTATTAAGCAATATTTTTCTTTCTTCTCAACAAAGAGTTGCCAGTAGACAAGAAATGCAAACATTATCAGAAAATAAAAAATCTATTATTGAAGATAAAAGTATTGTTACACTAAAAACGGTTGCAAAGGATTTAGAACTTGATTTAACAGAAGTCAAGATGGATTCTAAAAAATCAGACAAAAAAGTTTTAAGCAAAGAACTTGTTTTGGATAAGTTAGCATTCTCAAAAAATATATTAAAAACAAATATTGAGAATATTTTAGGAACAGTTAATGCTAATATTATAGAAAATGAATTAAATGATTTGCCTGATTTTACGTTAAATGTATCGGGACTCAATTTAAATTCTTTGGAAACCAAAATTATATCGGCAAGACAAAATGTTTCTTCGCTAATGTCAGATATTGCTAAAAAAATGTATGAAAATTATAAACCACCAGTAACTGCATTTAGAATGTTATTAAATCCTTCTACTTTGGGCTCAATTTCTGTTATTATGAAACATGATAAAGAAAATGGATTAAGTATTTCTTTAAATATGTCCAGTCAAAATACCCTTGAAACAATGAATGAAAATGAAAGTACTTTACGTTCTGCACTTTCTAAGACTTTTTTAGATGACAGTGAGTTTTCACTGGATTTTAATATGCAAGGTGATGCCAGAAATCAAGAAAAAGAAGAAAAACAAGAACATGCAAGAAATTCTACGAATGAAATTTTAGAAAGTTTAAGCAATAATATAAATGCTGAGTCTTTAGAGAATAATCAAAACTATATGTAA
- the flgC gene encoding flagellar basal body rod protein FlgC has product MGFFDGYNIATSGMGAQRTRINVVSANIANAKTTHTIDGGPYKKQHVVFEDLLLQASNKTNKNDSEMSLNLKQDLSLRGVGVKTIVESKDEPIMRYEPSHPDANQDGYVAYPNINPVVEMVDLIEAMRSYEANVASFTAHKDIDKKTLEILRQ; this is encoded by the coding sequence ATGGGATTTTTTGATGGATATAATATTGCAACATCTGGTATGGGAGCTCAGCGAACTCGAATTAATGTAGTTTCTGCAAACATAGCAAATGCAAAAACTACTCATACTATTGATGGTGGCCCCTATAAAAAACAACATGTTGTTTTTGAAGATTTATTGTTACAAGCAAGTAATAAAACAAATAAAAACGACAGCGAAATGTCACTTAATCTAAAGCAAGATTTATCCTTAAGAGGCGTAGGTGTTAAAACAATAGTAGAATCTAAAGATGAGCCTATTATGAGATATGAACCTTCTCATCCTGATGCAAACCAAGATGGATATGTTGCTTATCCTAATATTAACCCTGTAGTGGAAATGGTTGATTTAATTGAAGCAATGAGGTCATATGAAGCCAATGTCGCATCTTTTACAGCACATAAAGATATAGACAAAAAAACATTAGAAATATTAAGACAATAA
- the fliE gene encoding flagellar hook-basal body complex protein FliE, translating into MEINSLNNLNTLSLAKNDLTNTQAVQGKSFDDMLKNAINDVNKTQVEGYDAMRGIATGDVPNLQEAVAKITKAESTLKLALEVKNKALGAYKEIMRMQI; encoded by the coding sequence ATGGAAATAAATTCTTTAAATAATTTAAACACTCTTTCTTTGGCTAAAAATGATTTAACAAATACGCAAGCAGTACAAGGAAAATCCTTTGATGACATGCTTAAGAATGCAATTAATGATGTTAATAAGACGCAAGTTGAGGGTTATGATGCTATGAGAGGAATCGCTACAGGAGATGTTCCTAATCTTCAAGAAGCAGTTGCTAAAATAACAAAAGCTGAAAGTACACTAAAACTGGCACTAGAAGTAAAGAATAAAGCTTTAGGCGCATATAAAGAAATTATGAGAATGCAAATATAG